The Anaerolineales bacterium region TGCTGCAGGATACCGTTGACCACATCGTAGGTCTCGGATAGGGTCACCCAGTCCTCGCGGCTGATCTCCATGTAATCGCGGCGCGGTTTGCCGTTGAGCACCGCCACCATGCTGCCCGCCCACACAGAGAGGTGCATCAGGTGATCCTTAGCGGTCCAGCCGGCGGCATCCGTGGGGCTGGTCAGTTGTTCCTCGCTGTGCTCGCTGATAAATGTTTGCAGGCGATCCCAGCCTTCCTGCATTCCTTGCAGCAATTGTTGCTTGGTCATTGTCTCGTCTGCGGTCACTACATCTCCTCGTTAGTCTGAATCTTCAAAGATCGGCCGGCCGCTACGCATCTTGGCGATGGCAACCCAATTCAGGATCACAAAGAGCAATACATCCACCGGAGCCAGGATGGCAGGTACCAGCCACAACTCGTAGAACGAATTGATCGAAGCGTCGTCAGGGTCTTGCGGATTGTAAAGCACTTCTACTTGCTGGCCGATGCGGTAAGCTGGTGGGCTGCTGGCGTTGCCGCTCTCGAAGCGTACGGGGCGTCCGTTGGCGCTGAACTCGACGATGGGCGAATAGACACAGCAACCGCCGTCGCCGTCGCTTGACTCCTCCATTTCAACAACATGCCCGATGGTGCTCTCGCCTTGAGTGGTAAGCCGCACGCCGCGCCAGCCAAACCATAGGGTGAGCGCCACCATGAGGGCAATGAATACATTGACCAGCAGCAAGACCCCAAGATTGCGAAGAGTGTTCATGAAGCCTTCCTTGTAAACGTTGATTGTATAGTGAAACGGGTTGGCGTGTACAATCATTACTGATTGGAGCCCGCTGTGACCCGGAAATTCACTGGTATCCCCTCAAAAGACTTTGATTTCAAAGCTATTCAATACGAAAAGAAAGATGGCCGTGCCACGGTCACCTTCAACCGCCCGCAGGTGCTCAACGCGGTCAATCATCAGGTGCTGACCGAGCTCAATACGGCCTTCAAGGATGCCAGTTGGGACGACTCGGTGGCGGTGCTGGTGCTCACCGGGGCGGGGGAGCGTGCCTTTTGCACCGGCGCCGACCTGGACGAGCAGAAGCAGTTCCTGGAGCGCCCGCGTGACTATTGGAAATGGATGGGCGATTTTATTGAGGTGCATGAGCGGCTGCGCAACCTGGGCAAACCGGCCCTGGCGCGCCTGAACGGCATCGTGGTGGGCGGTGGCAACGAATTCAACATGAGCTGCGACCTGGCCGTGGCTGCCGATGACATATACATTCGCCATGTGGGCACCAGCCACGGCAGCGTGCCGCTGGCAGGTGCCACGCAGTTTCTCCCCATCATCGTGGGCGAGCGGAGGGCGCGCGAGATCCTATTCCTGAATGAAGAGATCCCGGCTGCCAAGGCGGCTGAGTGGGGCTTGGTGAATTGGGCTGTGCCGCGCGCCGAGCTGGACGCCAAGGTGGACGAGATCGTGGACAAGCTCAAGGCCAAGTTCCCCGAGAAGACCCGCTACACCAAGCAGCAGCTCAACTTCTGGCGAGACCTGAGCTGGCACACCACCATTGGTCACGGGCGTGACTGGCTAGCGGTGCACAACACCAGCCCGGAGACCTGGGAGGGTGTGCAGGCCTTCGAGCAGAAGCGCAAGCCGGACTACGACGAGATCCGCCGCCGTTGGGCGGAGGATGATGCGCCGGAATGGCTGGGTGGGGAGAAACCAAAAAGCGAATAGAAAATCAACAGACCAGCGAAGCTGGTCTGTTTGTTATCGTCCCTCAAATGCACTAAAATTTGTCTATGACCAACCTCCCTGACTACAACTTCCAGCCTGCTACCCTCAAATTCCTCAAAGATTCGCCCAAGAAGCTCTTCATCAACAATGAATGGGTCGCCCCGCAGTCTGGCGAGACCTTTGCCACGCGCAACCCGGCCAATGCCGCCGTGCTGGCCGAGGTGGCGCTGGCCAACGCCGCCGATGTGGACGCGGCGGTGGCCGCCGCCCAAGCCGCCTTCCCGGCCTGGGCCGGCATGATCGCCGGCGAGCGCGGCGCGCTGCTGTTCAAGCTGGCCGATTTGATCGACCAGCATGCCGATGTGTTGGCTGAACTGGAAACGCTGGACAATGGCAAACCCATCCGCGTCGCCCGCCGCGGCGACCTGCCGTATGTCACCAAGCACCTGCGCTACCAGGCGGGCTGGGCCGACAAGATCGAAGGCAGCACCGTCCCGGTCACCTTCGCAGACCAATTCGTATATACCCGCCGCGAGCCGCTGGGCGTCGTTGGCGCCATCATCCCGTGGAACTTTCCGCTGCTCATGGCCATTTGGAAGCTCGGCCCGGCGCTGGCGGCCGGCAACACGCTGATCCTCAAGCCCGCCGAGCAGACCCCGCTGACCGCCCTCTACCTGGCCGAGCTTGTGCGCGAAGCGGGCTTCCCGCCGGGCGTAGTGAACGTGCTCACCGGCCCGGGTCTGCCCACTGGCGCCGCCATGGCGGAGCACGCCCACATCGCCAAGCTGGCCTTCACTGGCTCCACTTCGGTAGGGGCGCGCATCATGGAAGCCGCTGCCAAGAGCAACCTCAAGCGCGTTAGCCTGGAACTGGGCGGCAAGTCTCCCAACGTGATCTTTGCGGATGCCGACATGAACGCTGCCATCCGCGGCGCCCAGTGGGCTGTGTTCAGCACCGCCGGGCAAGAGTGTGTGGCCGGCACACGCCTATTTGTCCAGCGCCCGGTATATGAACAGGTGCTGGAGGGGCTGACCGCCAACGTCGGCAAGATGGTGGTGGATCACGGCTTCGCCGAGAAAGTGCATGTCGGCCCACTCATCAGCGCCGAGCAGCTGGAGCGCGTGTCTGGCTACATAGAAGAAGGCAAGCAAGCCGGCGCAGAAATTCTCGCCGGTGGCGAACGCTTGGGTGATGGCCTGAAGGATGGTTATTTCCTGAAACCGACTGTGTTCAGCTACTCAGATGACTCGCTGCGCCTGGTGCAAGAAGAGATCTTCGGCCCGGTGGCCGCTGTGACTGCATTTGACGATGAGGATGAACTGATCGCCCGCTCGAATGCCACCCAGTTCGGTCTGGCAGCTGGTGTGTGGACACGCGACATTGGCAAAGCCCACCGCTATGCGCACGCCGTGCAGGCTGGCACCGTGTGGATCAATGGCTACGGCATGATCGACCCGGCCGCGCCCTTCGGCGGCTACAAGATGTCTGGCTTCGGCCGCGAGATGGGTAAGGAAGCCATTGACCTGTACACGCAGGTTAAGACCGTGTGGGTCAATACCCAGTAAGCGAGCAGATACAATCGTTGTGTGAGGTGAGATGTACGGTGCAGATGTAGAGCAAATTGCCATCCAACTCAACGAAGATCCGCAGAAGTTGGCGGATTTTGAAGCGCGCATTGCCCGCGGCGAGAAGATCGAACCGGGCGATTGGATGCCGGCCGAATATCGTCGCCAGCTCATCCGCATGATCAGCCAGCATGCCCACAGCGAAGTGGTGGGCATGCTGCCCGAAGGCGCGTGGATCACCAAGGCGCCCTCGCTGCGCCGCAAACTGATCCTGCTGGCCAAGGTGCAAGATGAGGCCGGCCACGGCCAGTACCTGTACCACGCCGCCGAGACCCTGGGTGCGACGCGCGAGGAAATGCTCGACGCGCTGCTGGATGGCAAGGCTAAATATTCCAGCATCTTCAACTATCACACCACCACCTGGGCCGACAACGGCGCCATCGGATGGCTGGTGGATGGCGCCGCCATCCTCAACCAGACCATGCTGGCGCGCTGCTCCTACGGCCCGTACTCGCGCGCCATGGTGCGGATTTGTATGGAAGAGAACTTCCATCGCAAGCAGGGCCAGGAAATGATCATCCTGTATTCGCAGGGCACGCCGGCCCAGCGCGCCATGGTGCAGGACGCCATCACGCGCTGGTGGTGGCCCACGCTAATGATGTTTGGCCCGCATGATGCCGATAGCCCCAACAGCGGCGTCCTCATTCGCTGGGGCATCAAGACCCGCACCAACGACGAGCTGCGCCAGGAATTCATCAATCAACTCGTGCCTGACCTGCAGGCCTGTGGCATCGTTCTCCCTGACCCTGACCTGCACTACGACGAGGCGAGCAAGAATTGGCGCACCGGACCGATCGACTGGGACGAGTTCTGGGCGGTGCTCAAGGGCAACGGTCCGGCCAACGCCGAACGCATGGCAGCCCGCCGCCAGGCGCACGCCGACGGCCAGTGGGTGCGCGAGGCGGCCGCGGCCTATGCCGCCAAGAGCCAAATTCAATGATGAATGCAGAAGTGAGAATACTGAAATGCTGCTCACTTTTTAATTCATACTTTTGCATTCTCACTTGACTTTGATCTTATGACCGACACCCAATGGCCCCGCTATATGGTCTTCCAGCAGGAAGGCCCTGACCAGCCGGTTGTGCACAACGGCACTGTGCACGCGCCGGATGCTGAGCTGGCTATGCTCAACGCCCGTGATGTCTTCGTGCGCCGGCCTGAAGCGGTAGCGCTGTGGGTCGTGCCGGCCGACGCCATCTTCACGCAGACGCAAGAAGAACTGGCTAAGAACGAGCTGGCCGGCGAAGCCAGCGGGTACAGGGTGGAGTATTATGTCTTTGGCAAGTTTGCTCAACAAGCCCAGTGCCGCCAGATAGGGCAGGTGGCAGCCAGCTCTCCGCAGACCGCCGTGCAGGCCGCCATTGCCGCCTTCCCAGATCAGCAGCCCCTGTGGTGGTGGGTGCTCCCCATCAGCGCGGTGCGCAAGAGCGAGAGCACTCAGGCTGAGTCTATGTTTTTGGCTGCTCGCTACAAGACTTTTAAAGATCAGGCTGAATACCCTGTAGTGTCCATGATGCGCCAATTGCGTGATAAAGGGAAACTGGGCTGATGCAACGAGCTCACCAGTATGCTCTCAGCGGATACCTTATCGCGATGGCTGACGATGAGCTCATCCTTGGCCACCGAGATTCGGAGTGGACGGGGCACGCGCCCATCCTCGAAGAGGACATCGCCTTCGCCAACCTCGCCCTCGATGAGATTGGCCACGCCAAGCTCTGGTATGAGTTGGCAGCTGACCTGCTGGGTGAAGACCAAACCATTTATCCTGACCGGCTCGTGTATTTCCGAGACGCGACCCAATTCCGCAATCTGCAGATGGTCGAGCTGCCCAAAGGCGATTGGGCACTTAGCACCTTGCGCCAATACTTGTTTGACAGCTTGGAAGCCCTTCGACTGGAAGTGTTGAAGCACAGCCGCTATACCCCATTGGCAGAGATCGCGGCGCGCATCCGCACTGAGGAGCTCTACCACCTGCGCCATTCGCGGGCCTGGGTGCTGCGTCTGGGCCTGGGCACAGAAGAGAGCCACAGCCGTATGCAGGCCGCCCTCGACGCGCTGTGGCCTTATGCGCAGCAGCTCGCCGAGCGACTGCCTGGCGAACGCGATCTACATGCGGCCGGCATTGTGCCCAGCAGCGCAGCCTTGTTTGACCGCTGGCACATTGACGCTGTCGAGTTCCTCACAAAGGCTGGTTTGCAGGTCAATTTTCAACAATTTTTGGCTCCGTCACGTCGCGAGCATACTGAGCACTTGCCCGCGCTATTGGCTGACCTGCAATCGGTTGCTCGCCTCGACCCTGAGGCGACGTGGTGATGATGCAGGTTTCCGTGCGCACCTCTGAAGACGAAATCTGGGCCGCACTGGCTGAGCTGCCCGACCCGGAAATGCCGGTCGTGAATCTGGTCGAGCTAGGCATTGTGCGCGCCGCCGCCTGGCATGGCGAGACGCTGGCCGTCACCATCACGCCCACCTTCGCCGCCTGCCCAGCCTACGAGGTCATCGGCAGCAGCATCCGCCAGCGGTTGCAGGCCGCCGGGGTAGCGCAGGTCGAAGTGCGCGTGCAGCACAGCCCGGCCTGGACCACCGAGTGGATGACCGCCGCGGCCCGCAGCAAGTTGCAGGCCGCTGGCCTGGCCCCGCCGCCGCGCCACGAGGGCAACCTGATCCAAGTGCTCATGGAGCCGGTGGCCTGCCCGCGTTGCGGCTCACACAACACCACTTTGCAGAACAACTTTGGCACCACGCCTTGCCGCATGATCTACACCTGCGTGGATTGCAAGGAGCCGTTTGAGATGTTCAAGCCCCTGTAAAGCCATTCTTTCATCCTAGGAGTCTTATGTCCAAACTCATCGCCCTCTACAAACAACCCGAAGACCCTGCCGCATTCGACAAAGCCTATTTTGAAACTCACCTGCCGCTGATCGACAAAGTGCCCGGCTTGCAAAGCAAGCAGATCACACGCTTCACGCGCACGTTGGTGGGTGACGGCTACTACCTGATGGTCGAGATGCACTTTGCCGATGTGGATGCGCTCAAGGCCGCCATGAAGAGCCCTGAGATGGCCGCCGCCGGCGAGAACCTCGACTCATTCGCCAAGGGCCTCTACAGCTTGGCTTTTGCCGAAGCTGCCTAGCTCATGCCACACGAGAGCATCCACCCGCCCGAGCTGTTCGATGCACGCCGCTCTGGCTTTGCCCAGGTCGTGGTGGCCGAAGGCAGGCGCACCGTCTATCTCTCCGGCCAGGTGGCTTGGGGGCCGGAGCGCACCATCGTCGGTGTGGGCGATTTCCCCGCCCAGGTAGACGAAGCCTTCAAGAATGTGGCACGTGCCATGCAGACGGCAGGCGGCACGCTGGCCGATGTGGTCTCGTTGCGGATCTATGTCATGCAGTCTCATATGACCCAGAACGCCGCCGTGCGTGATGCGCTGCTCAAATACTTCCCCGGCGAGCACTCACCCGCTAGCACCTGGATCGGTGTGGCGGGTCTGGCGCACCCCGACTTTCTCGTTGAGATAGAAGCGATAGCGGTCTTGGATTAGCCGTTATTTTTTTTGATACCAGATTAATCGGTTAATCGTGGATAGAATCTGCGTATGCGCTCCATAGCAAAGCATCGCGAATATCTGCGCCAACAGGCCGCCCAGCTGCCCAATCCGGCCGCCGGCTTCTTCGGCCCCGGCAGTATGGCCTGGCAGCTCAACCGCGAGGCGCTACTGGGCCTGGTGGTCTTGCGCGCCCTGTTCCTGCAGGTAGCGCGCCCCAAGGTGGCTAAGGGTGTCGCCGAGCACAGTGACTTCCGCCGCCGCCCGTTTGCCCGCGCTCTTGCCACCCTGCGTGCCCAGCAAACCATCGTCTTTGGTACGGCCGAGCAGGCCAGCGAGGCACTGCTGCGCATCTACGCCCGCCACACCGCCGTGCGCGGCACAGGCTATGAGGCCAACGATCCCTCGCTATTGTTCTGGGTATACGCCACCCTGATCGATTCCATGTTCTTCGCCTATCGCACCTTCCTGCCAGATCTCACGCCGCGCCAATGGGCCGCTTTCTACGAAGAAGGCAAGCTCTTCGGTCGTCTGATCGGCATCCCAAGCGAGCAGGTGCCGCTCACCAAAGCTGATTTTGACGCCTGGATGGCCACTGCTCTGCAAGATGGTGGTGAAATTCAGGTGTCTTTGGACGGCTATGCGATCGGGCAGTCGCTGCTGCGCATGCCGGTGGCCCTGTTCAAGCCGCTCACTGCCTTTGTCGCCGCCGGCACGCTGCCGCCGCGGTTGCGCGCCGAGTTTGGGCTGGGGTGGGGCGCCGGCCGCCAGCGTGTCTTCAATCTGTTGGCAGGCGGGCTGCGCCGCCTGCTTCCCTATACCCCAGACGTCTTGCATGTGGCCCCGGCCTATTGGCTCGCGCTGCGCCGTGCCAATCAGGCACAGTGACCAATTGGCTAGCGTCGTCTAATGGTGGCGCAGCTATAATTACCCCAATAACGCACTTTTTCCGGAGGAACTGTGGATATGCTCGAATTCCTTTTTAGCTCGGGTGCCTGCGTGCTGGGCATCGTGCTGCTGTTTGCTTTCTACATCATCACACGTGGCATCCGCCTCATCTACCAATATGAGCGTGGCGTTGTTTTCACCCTCGGTAAGTACGGCGGTGTGCGTGAGCCCGGTCTCACCCTGATCCTGCCCATCATCCAGGGTCTGCGCAAAGTGGACATGCGCATCAAGACGGCTGATATCCCCCGCCAGGAAGTGATGACCAAAGACAACATTCCCATGCTGGTCAATGCGGTGGTGTATTTCAAGGTCGTGGATCCCGAAGCGGTCATCATCAAGATCGAAGATCACGTCTTCGCCGTGCGCCAGTACACTCAGGCCGCCCTGCGTGATGTCATCGGTAACAGTGAAATGGACGCGGTGCTGACTGAGCGCGAGCAGATCGCAGACTCCATCAAGACCATCGTGGATACAGAAACGAGTGGTTGGGGTGTGGATGTGGAATCCATCAAGATCCAGGAAGTGGAACTACCCGCCGAGATGAAACGCGCCATGGCCAAGCAGGCTGAAGCCGAGCGTGAACGCCGCGCCATGATCATCGCTTCGCAAGGTGAGCTGACCGCCTCTGAGAACCTGAGCAAGGCCGCCGAAGTGCTGGCACAAAGCCCGGGCGCATTGCATCTGCGCACGCTGCAGACCATCCGTGATATTGCCTCAGACCCGTCTGAGAAGATCGTGTTGTTCATGCCCTCAGACCTGGGCGAGGTGGCCAGCAAGCTGGCCAGCAAGAAGTAAGCCTTGGCTCAGCGTAAGCTGGATCACCGCCAGCGCTATCTGCAGATCGCCTTCAACTATGATCTGGCGATGGCCTACAGCGTGATACCGCGCCTGCCCCGCAGCGAGCGCATCCTCATCGAGGCCGGCACGCCTTTCATCAAGCGTGAGGGCATGCGCGGCGTGCGTTCCATCCGCTCCATCTGGCCGGGCCACCTGGTGGCCGATATCAAGACCAGCGACGGCGCCGCCGCCGAGGTGGATATGGTGCGCGACGCCGGCGCCGACGCCATCACCGTCTTGGGCAACGCGCCCACTGAGACGCTGGACCTGTTCGCCAAACAGTGTGACGAGCGCGGCCTGATCTCCATGGTGGACTTGCTGGGCGTTGATGACCCGCTGGTAGTGCTGCGCCCGCTGCACCATGTGCCGGATGTGGTGGTGCTTCACAAGGGCCGTGACGAAGAGAAGACGCGCGGCAAAGTGATCGAGTATCGCCACGTGACCCGCATCCGCAGCAAGTACGATGTCAGTATTGCCGCCGCCGGCGGCGTGGATCTGGACCAGGCACGCAGCGCCATCTTCAATGGCGCCAACATTGTCGTGGTCAACCTGGTGAATCCAGGCGACCCCTGGCAAGGCATCTCCACCAGCGAGGATATTGGCGCCATGGCGCGTAAATTCCTCGAAACTATCGAATAGCGAAAAAGAGCCTCCGCACGGAGGCTCTTTTTGTTACCAGTCATTGCGAGCCACAGGCCGCAAAGCGGCCTGTGAGCGTGGCAATCTACCTTCTTATGTCCTGAAGCAATGACAGCTGCCGCGCGGAGAAGCGTTACTCGGCAAAGCCGAGTAGCTTCTCCAGTGGGAAACTACGCCAGCTCTGCTGGCGTCAGTTTCCCAACCATTGCGCCGCGGCCCGCGGCAGGGCGGCCAGGCTGCCCTTGCGCAACGTGCATTGCGGCAGCGAATCAATAAAAAGTGTGCCGTATTGCTTGGTAAGGATGCGACGGTCAAAGATGGCCACCACGCCGCGGTCGAACTGGGTGCGGATCAGGCGACCAAAGCCTTGGCGGAAGCGTAGAATGGCTTCGGGCACCTGGTACTCATAAAAGGGACTTTCAAAGGTCTCCGAGCGGGCTGCCACCAGTGGGTCGCTGGGCACATCAAAGGGCAGGCGCACGATCGCCAGCACGCTCAGCGCTTCGCCGGCAATGTCCACGCCCTCCCAGAAGGCACGCGTGCCCAGCAGCACGCCGGCCTTGCTGGTGCGGAAGTTCTCGAGCAAGGCGTGGGGCGAAGCCCCTTCGCCTTGCTCATATACCTCGATGCCGGCCTGGCGCAGCGGCCCACTGATGGCGCGTGAGGTGCGCCGCAACTGCTCGTATGAGGTGAATAGCG contains the following coding sequences:
- a CDS encoding ClbS/DfsB family four-helix bundle protein; translation: MTADETMTKQQLLQGMQEGWDRLQTFISEHSEEQLTSPTDAAGWTAKDHLMHLSVWAGSMVAVLNGKPRRDYMEISREDWVTLSETYDVVNGILQQRYKDLPLAEVRKAVEEKHNELVARTEAMTEEELQLPYSHYQPTSKSTTPIFEYIVGNTFEHYDEHMGWMKTLIG
- a CDS encoding DUF3592 domain-containing protein, whose product is MNTLRNLGVLLLVNVFIALMVALTLWFGWRGVRLTTQGESTIGHVVEMEESSDGDGGCCVYSPIVEFSANGRPVRFESGNASSPPAYRIGQQVEVLYNPQDPDDASINSFYELWLVPAILAPVDVLLFVILNWVAIAKMRSGRPIFEDSD
- a CDS encoding enoyl-CoA hydratase/isomerase family protein, whose translation is MTRKFTGIPSKDFDFKAIQYEKKDGRATVTFNRPQVLNAVNHQVLTELNTAFKDASWDDSVAVLVLTGAGERAFCTGADLDEQKQFLERPRDYWKWMGDFIEVHERLRNLGKPALARLNGIVVGGGNEFNMSCDLAVAADDIYIRHVGTSHGSVPLAGATQFLPIIVGERRAREILFLNEEIPAAKAAEWGLVNWAVPRAELDAKVDEIVDKLKAKFPEKTRYTKQQLNFWRDLSWHTTIGHGRDWLAVHNTSPETWEGVQAFEQKRKPDYDEIRRRWAEDDAPEWLGGEKPKSE
- a CDS encoding aldehyde dehydrogenase family protein — its product is MTNLPDYNFQPATLKFLKDSPKKLFINNEWVAPQSGETFATRNPANAAVLAEVALANAADVDAAVAAAQAAFPAWAGMIAGERGALLFKLADLIDQHADVLAELETLDNGKPIRVARRGDLPYVTKHLRYQAGWADKIEGSTVPVTFADQFVYTRREPLGVVGAIIPWNFPLLMAIWKLGPALAAGNTLILKPAEQTPLTALYLAELVREAGFPPGVVNVLTGPGLPTGAAMAEHAHIAKLAFTGSTSVGARIMEAAAKSNLKRVSLELGGKSPNVIFADADMNAAIRGAQWAVFSTAGQECVAGTRLFVQRPVYEQVLEGLTANVGKMVVDHGFAEKVHVGPLISAEQLERVSGYIEEGKQAGAEILAGGERLGDGLKDGYFLKPTVFSYSDDSLRLVQEEIFGPVAAVTAFDDEDELIARSNATQFGLAAGVWTRDIGKAHRYAHAVQAGTVWINGYGMIDPAAPFGGYKMSGFGREMGKEAIDLYTQVKTVWVNTQ
- the paaA gene encoding 1,2-phenylacetyl-CoA epoxidase subunit A, with translation MYGADVEQIAIQLNEDPQKLADFEARIARGEKIEPGDWMPAEYRRQLIRMISQHAHSEVVGMLPEGAWITKAPSLRRKLILLAKVQDEAGHGQYLYHAAETLGATREEMLDALLDGKAKYSSIFNYHTTTWADNGAIGWLVDGAAILNQTMLARCSYGPYSRAMVRICMEENFHRKQGQEMIILYSQGTPAQRAMVQDAITRWWWPTLMMFGPHDADSPNSGVLIRWGIKTRTNDELRQEFINQLVPDLQACGIVLPDPDLHYDEASKNWRTGPIDWDEFWAVLKGNGPANAERMAARRQAHADGQWVREAAAAYAAKSQIQ
- the paaC gene encoding phenylacetate-CoA oxygenase subunit PaaC: MQRAHQYALSGYLIAMADDELILGHRDSEWTGHAPILEEDIAFANLALDEIGHAKLWYELAADLLGEDQTIYPDRLVYFRDATQFRNLQMVELPKGDWALSTLRQYLFDSLEALRLEVLKHSRYTPLAEIAARIRTEELYHLRHSRAWVLRLGLGTEESHSRMQAALDALWPYAQQLAERLPGERDLHAAGIVPSSAALFDRWHIDAVEFLTKAGLQVNFQQFLAPSRREHTEHLPALLADLQSVARLDPEATW
- the paaJ gene encoding phenylacetate-CoA oxygenase subunit PaaJ codes for the protein MMQVSVRTSEDEIWAALAELPDPEMPVVNLVELGIVRAAAWHGETLAVTITPTFAACPAYEVIGSSIRQRLQAAGVAQVEVRVQHSPAWTTEWMTAAARSKLQAAGLAPPPRHEGNLIQVLMEPVACPRCGSHNTTLQNNFGTTPCRMIYTCVDCKEPFEMFKPL
- a CDS encoding EthD family reductase encodes the protein MSKLIALYKQPEDPAAFDKAYFETHLPLIDKVPGLQSKQITRFTRTLVGDGYYLMVEMHFADVDALKAAMKSPEMAAAGENLDSFAKGLYSLAFAEAA
- a CDS encoding RidA family protein → MPHESIHPPELFDARRSGFAQVVVAEGRRTVYLSGQVAWGPERTIVGVGDFPAQVDEAFKNVARAMQTAGGTLADVVSLRIYVMQSHMTQNAAVRDALLKYFPGEHSPASTWIGVAGLAHPDFLVEIEAIAVLD
- a CDS encoding DUF2236 domain-containing protein codes for the protein MRSIAKHREYLRQQAAQLPNPAAGFFGPGSMAWQLNREALLGLVVLRALFLQVARPKVAKGVAEHSDFRRRPFARALATLRAQQTIVFGTAEQASEALLRIYARHTAVRGTGYEANDPSLLFWVYATLIDSMFFAYRTFLPDLTPRQWAAFYEEGKLFGRLIGIPSEQVPLTKADFDAWMATALQDGGEIQVSLDGYAIGQSLLRMPVALFKPLTAFVAAGTLPPRLRAEFGLGWGAGRQRVFNLLAGGLRRLLPYTPDVLHVAPAYWLALRRANQAQ
- a CDS encoding slipin family protein; protein product: MLEFLFSSGACVLGIVLLFAFYIITRGIRLIYQYERGVVFTLGKYGGVREPGLTLILPIIQGLRKVDMRIKTADIPRQEVMTKDNIPMLVNAVVYFKVVDPEAVIIKIEDHVFAVRQYTQAALRDVIGNSEMDAVLTEREQIADSIKTIVDTETSGWGVDVESIKIQEVELPAEMKRAMAKQAEAERERRAMIIASQGELTASENLSKAAEVLAQSPGALHLRTLQTIRDIASDPSEKIVLFMPSDLGEVASKLASKK
- a CDS encoding orotidine 5'-phosphate decarboxylase, with amino-acid sequence MAQRKLDHRQRYLQIAFNYDLAMAYSVIPRLPRSERILIEAGTPFIKREGMRGVRSIRSIWPGHLVADIKTSDGAAAEVDMVRDAGADAITVLGNAPTETLDLFAKQCDERGLISMVDLLGVDDPLVVLRPLHHVPDVVVLHKGRDEEKTRGKVIEYRHVTRIRSKYDVSIAAAGGVDLDQARSAIFNGANIVVVNLVNPGDPWQGISTSEDIGAMARKFLETIE